The following proteins are co-located in the Flammeovirga kamogawensis genome:
- a CDS encoding protein-disulfide reductase DsbD family protein, with product MFLFVTLSSINAQLINPVTWSAELSNPDAKPGDVIEITYHAKIKDGWYLYSSDFDPDLGPMLTEVEYKPNNTYQIAGEFTPINPKKKYDELWEGDITYFKKHGEFTQKIKILKDDFKIEVGISGQSCSDETGQCIPLGKEFVFGNKDAKVSTVTAVSDSKTNNTEELKAVSSSGQPAEGESIWGFMISAFIFGLAAIFTPCVFPMIPLTVSFFTNQSGGKAKALFYGLSIVGIYGLFGVVLAPLAGDPSVANAISTHWIPNILFFTIFIIFAMSFFGMFEITMPSSLVNNVDQKSDKGGFFSVFFMAFTLVLVSFSCTGPIVGTILIESVGGAYLKPIFGMLAFASAFALPFTIFALFPGLMKGLPKSGGWLNSVKVVLGFVELALAFKFLSTVDLVYHWGILDKDIMVAIWIAISIMLGLYLLGKIRLPHDSPMDTVSPPRLILATIVFAFVFYLIPGLFGAPLKMLSGILPPQTHHTFDINAIVRQEVENASISSGEQNEMLYPVKYGDIFHLPHGLKGYFDYNQAVAASKKFGKPIFLDFTGHGCANCRKMEDNVWSDPRVLQKLKEDYIILALYVDDPTKLPESEWITSTFDGNVKKTIGAKNFDFQITKFNSNAQPYYCLLNSDGDKMIPAKAYDLNVENFIEFLDNGVKSFKK from the coding sequence ATGTTTTTATTCGTGACGCTGTCATCAATAAATGCTCAATTAATTAACCCTGTAACATGGAGTGCAGAATTATCTAACCCAGATGCAAAACCTGGAGACGTTATCGAAATTACTTATCATGCTAAAATTAAAGATGGTTGGTATTTATATTCTTCAGATTTTGATCCTGATTTAGGACCAATGTTAACTGAAGTTGAATATAAGCCTAATAACACCTATCAAATAGCAGGAGAGTTTACACCTATCAACCCTAAAAAGAAATACGATGAACTTTGGGAAGGGGATATTACTTACTTTAAAAAACATGGTGAGTTTACTCAAAAAATAAAAATCTTAAAAGATGATTTTAAAATTGAGGTAGGTATTTCTGGACAAAGTTGTTCTGATGAAACAGGACAATGTATTCCTCTAGGAAAAGAGTTTGTTTTTGGAAATAAAGATGCAAAAGTTTCTACTGTTACAGCAGTAAGTGATAGTAAAACTAATAATACAGAAGAACTTAAAGCAGTTTCTTCTAGTGGGCAACCTGCAGAAGGTGAAAGTATTTGGGGTTTTATGATCTCAGCATTTATTTTCGGGCTTGCAGCTATTTTTACTCCATGTGTATTCCCAATGATTCCTCTTACAGTATCATTCTTTACTAACCAGAGTGGAGGGAAAGCGAAAGCATTATTTTATGGTTTAAGCATAGTTGGTATTTATGGTTTATTTGGTGTTGTATTGGCACCTCTTGCTGGTGATCCTAGTGTTGCAAATGCAATAAGTACTCACTGGATTCCAAACATACTTTTCTTTACGATATTCATCATCTTTGCTATGTCATTCTTTGGCATGTTCGAGATTACAATGCCTAGTTCATTAGTAAATAATGTTGATCAAAAATCTGATAAAGGAGGTTTCTTCTCTGTCTTTTTTATGGCATTTACACTTGTATTGGTATCTTTCTCATGTACAGGACCTATTGTAGGAACTATTCTTATAGAATCTGTAGGAGGGGCATACCTTAAGCCTATTTTTGGTATGTTAGCTTTTGCATCAGCATTTGCACTTCCATTTACAATTTTTGCTTTATTCCCTGGTTTAATGAAAGGTTTACCAAAATCTGGTGGATGGTTAAACTCTGTAAAAGTTGTTTTAGGTTTTGTTGAATTAGCCTTAGCATTCAAATTCCTATCTACTGTAGATTTAGTATATCATTGGGGTATCTTGGATAAAGATATTATGGTTGCTATCTGGATTGCAATATCAATTATGTTAGGATTGTATTTATTAGGTAAAATTCGTTTACCACACGATTCTCCAATGGATACAGTTAGTCCTCCACGATTAATTCTAGCAACAATTGTATTTGCCTTTGTATTTTATTTAATCCCAGGATTATTTGGAGCTCCTTTAAAAATGCTATCAGGAATCTTACCTCCTCAAACGCATCATACATTTGATATTAACGCTATAGTAAGACAAGAAGTTGAAAATGCATCTATATCTAGTGGTGAACAAAATGAGATGCTTTACCCAGTGAAATATGGAGATATATTCCATTTACCACATGGTTTAAAAGGATACTTTGATTATAATCAGGCTGTAGCTGCATCTAAGAAATTTGGTAAACCTATCTTTTTAGATTTTACAGGGCATGGTTGTGCTAACTGTAGAAAAATGGAAGATAATGTATGGTCAGATCCTAGAGTTCTTCAAAAATTAAAAGAAGATTATATCATTTTAGCATTATATGTAGATGATCCAACTAAGCTTCCAGAAAGTGAATGGATAACATCAACTTTTGATGGTAATGTTAAGAAAACAATTGGGGCGAAAAACTTCGATTTTCAGATTACTAAATTTAATAGCAATGCTCAACCTTATTATTGCCTATTAAATAGTGATGGAGATAAAATGATCCCTGCCAAAGCATATGATTTAAATGTTGAAAACTTTATCGAATTCTTAGATAATGGTGTAAAATCATTCAAGAAATAA
- a CDS encoding Hpt domain-containing protein, with amino-acid sequence MKPNYFTTYTTIPLLKLKIWTEIQTFAINEYQLKGLVESFEQDLHDLINNARLGLKNDNQQGIFEAMHTLKGIAGTLGATRLHKMAQSAEKLSIKRLQEKKIIDQIEQCGNASLKAMNSSSE; translated from the coding sequence ATGAAACCTAATTATTTCACAACATATACTACTATACCATTATTAAAGTTAAAGATTTGGACAGAAATTCAGACCTTTGCAATTAATGAGTATCAATTAAAAGGATTAGTGGAGAGTTTTGAACAAGACTTACACGATCTAATTAATAATGCTCGCTTGGGCCTAAAAAATGATAATCAACAAGGTATTTTTGAGGCGATGCATACTCTAAAAGGTATAGCAGGAACTTTAGGTGCTACTAGATTGCATAAAATGGCTCAAAGTGCTGAAAAATTAAGTATCAAACGACTTCAAGAGAAGAAAATAATTGACCAAATTGAACAATGTGGGAATGCTTCTCTAAAAGCAATGAATAGTAGTAGTGAATAA
- the recQ gene encoding DNA helicase RecQ, giving the protein MDISTAQHALKQYFGYDRFRPMQEDIIANVLSKQDTVVLMPTGGGKSICYQIPGIISHGTAIVISPLIALMKDQVESLKANGVPAAFINSSQNYVEQREIEEDLIHERLKLLYISPEKLLTPQFLDFLCRLHISFIAIDEAHCISQWGHDFRPEYTQLASLRQRFPDISFIALTATADKATRNDIARQLNMKNPRMFISSFDRPNLSLRVEAGQKRIEKIIHFLRDRPNQSGIVYCLSRKNTESLAKKLRAAGHNAMFYHAGMPAAERSRIQESFIKDDIPIICATIAFGMGIDKPNVRWVIHYNLPKNLEGYYQEIGRAGRDSLPSDTLLFYTFADVMQLREMVGDSGQSQLQLSKLERMQQYAETRTCRRRILLSYFGESLEKDCGNCDVCRNPPELFDGTVIAQKAMSAIIRSSREMNKSLSAGMLIDLLRGSRRIDLVRAGFDQIKTYGAGKDISYDHWQLYLQQMLNLGLVEIAYDQHNTFRVTETGKSILLGKNPVNFAKLSQFKATPSTKTPTKKVSAKEELSTSLFETLRVLRKSLADKEGIPPYVVFSDATIKDMAEKMPIAVNDMVKVSGVGEVKLKKYGNQFIGAIVRFIISKSKEGFKIKGSSLLLTYELYQKGLGVHEIGQQRQLRDESIFNHLATLYEMGYNIDIFQFITGEQLEAVAEAIRTIGSNQGVKPIFDYFNGELPYSCIYFGLAHFNRTVGV; this is encoded by the coding sequence ATGGATATATCCACTGCTCAACATGCCCTTAAGCAATACTTTGGGTACGATCGATTCAGACCAATGCAAGAAGACATTATTGCTAATGTCTTATCAAAACAAGATACGGTAGTATTAATGCCTACAGGTGGAGGTAAATCTATCTGCTATCAAATTCCTGGAATTATTTCTCATGGAACGGCCATAGTAATCTCTCCGTTAATTGCATTAATGAAAGATCAGGTTGAAAGCTTAAAAGCGAATGGTGTTCCAGCTGCTTTTATTAATAGTTCTCAAAACTATGTTGAACAAAGAGAAATAGAAGAAGATCTTATTCATGAGCGATTAAAATTATTATATATATCTCCAGAAAAGTTATTGACTCCTCAATTTCTTGACTTTTTATGTAGATTACATATTAGTTTTATTGCCATAGATGAAGCACACTGTATCTCTCAATGGGGACATGATTTTAGACCAGAATATACTCAATTAGCTTCATTAAGACAGCGCTTTCCTGATATATCATTTATTGCACTTACTGCCACAGCAGATAAAGCTACCAGAAATGATATAGCAAGACAGCTAAACATGAAGAACCCTAGAATGTTTATTTCTTCTTTTGATAGACCTAACTTAAGCTTAAGAGTAGAGGCTGGTCAGAAAAGAATAGAGAAAATTATTCACTTTTTAAGAGATAGACCCAATCAATCTGGAATTGTATATTGCCTTTCTCGAAAAAACACAGAATCATTAGCAAAAAAGCTAAGAGCTGCTGGACATAATGCCATGTTTTATCATGCCGGAATGCCTGCTGCTGAACGTTCTAGGATACAAGAAAGTTTTATTAAAGATGATATTCCTATTATTTGTGCTACTATAGCCTTTGGTATGGGAATAGATAAACCCAATGTACGTTGGGTAATACATTATAATTTACCTAAAAATTTAGAAGGGTACTATCAAGAGATTGGTAGAGCAGGTAGAGATAGCTTACCATCTGATACTTTATTGTTTTACACTTTTGCAGATGTTATGCAATTGCGTGAAATGGTAGGGGATAGTGGACAATCTCAATTACAACTTTCTAAACTGGAACGCATGCAACAATATGCAGAAACACGTACTTGTAGGAGGCGAATTCTGTTAAGCTATTTTGGAGAAAGTTTAGAGAAAGATTGTGGTAATTGTGATGTTTGTAGAAACCCTCCCGAACTTTTTGACGGAACTGTCATCGCTCAGAAGGCAATGTCTGCTATTATTCGATCATCTCGTGAAATGAATAAAAGTTTATCTGCAGGTATGCTTATTGACTTATTGAGAGGGTCTCGTAGAATTGACCTGGTTCGTGCCGGTTTTGATCAAATTAAAACTTATGGTGCAGGTAAAGACATTAGTTATGACCATTGGCAGTTATACCTGCAACAAATGCTTAATCTAGGCCTTGTAGAGATTGCCTATGATCAACATAATACTTTTAGAGTTACAGAAACGGGTAAGAGTATTCTATTAGGAAAAAATCCTGTTAACTTTGCTAAGTTATCTCAATTTAAAGCTACTCCATCAACAAAAACACCTACCAAAAAGGTTTCTGCAAAAGAAGAATTATCTACTTCTCTTTTCGAAACATTACGTGTTTTACGAAAATCTCTTGCAGACAAAGAAGGAATACCTCCTTATGTTGTATTTAGTGATGCAACTATTAAAGATATGGCAGAGAAAATGCCTATTGCAGTTAATGATATGGTTAAGGTATCTGGTGTTGGTGAAGTTAAATTAAAGAAATATGGGAACCAGTTTATTGGAGCTATTGTTAGGTTTATTATCTCCAAATCTAAAGAAGGCTTTAAGATAAAAGGTAGCTCTTTATTGTTAACATATGAGTTGTATCAAAAAGGACTTGGTGTTCATGAGATAGGACAACAAAGACAACTAAGGGATGAAAGTATCTTTAATCATCTTGCGACTTTATATGAGATGGGGTATAATATTGACATATTCCAATTTATTACTGGAGAACAACTAGAAGCTGTAGCAGAGGCTATCCGTACCATTGGTAGTAATCAAGGAGTTAAACCAATTTTTGATTACTTTAATGGAGAATTACCTTATAGTTGTATTTATTTTGGGCTCGCACATTTTAATCGAACTGTTGGAGTCTAA
- a CDS encoding transposase: protein MNEDQEYQYTKRTQKDYSYSFKLQVVDEVERGEIGITAARLKYGIQGHGTIRTWIRKYGNLDWDNKSDLKMGKTPEQKLMELEQKVLLLEKQKASLEKQLYVTDKKAIFFDMMIDIAEDEFNIPIRKKSLPKQLTNSKKKKK, encoded by the coding sequence ATGAATGAAGATCAAGAATATCAGTACACTAAACGTACACAAAAAGATTACAGCTACTCTTTTAAATTACAAGTTGTAGATGAAGTGGAACGAGGGGAAATTGGTATAACGGCAGCCAGACTTAAATATGGAATACAAGGTCATGGTACCATCCGTACTTGGATAAGAAAGTATGGTAATTTAGATTGGGATAATAAATCTGATTTAAAAATGGGAAAGACACCAGAACAAAAATTAATGGAGCTAGAACAAAAAGTTCTATTATTAGAGAAGCAAAAAGCTTCTTTAGAAAAACAACTCTACGTAACAGATAAAAAAGCAATTTTCTTTGATATGATGATCGATATTGCTGAGGATGAGTTTAATATTCCTATTAGAAAAAAGTCTTTACCCAAGCAGTTGACCAATTCAAAAAAGAAGAAAAAATAG
- the queG gene encoding tRNA epoxyqueuosine(34) reductase QueG, whose product MNKQLQKERNANLIKAEAKRLGFSECGIAKAGFLEEEADPLEKWLKNNMHGEMGYMANHFDKRLDPTKLVEGAKSVVMLSYNYYPEKDLAKDGNYKIAKYAYGEDYHYVIKHKLKDLVKFINSEIGEVDGRVFVDSAPVMERAWAKKAGLGWVGKHSLLLNRQMGSFFFLAELIIDLDLEADPPVKDFCGTCTRCIDACPTDAIPEKGVVDGSKCISYLTIELKDQIPTQFEGKMNDWIFGCDICQDVCPWNRFSSSHSTDTFNPHQNLGNVDKKEWEELTEDVFKELFKKSAIKRTKYAGLMRNISFAKKK is encoded by the coding sequence GTGAATAAGCAATTACAAAAAGAGAGAAATGCTAATTTAATAAAAGCCGAAGCTAAACGCTTGGGTTTTTCTGAGTGCGGTATTGCCAAGGCTGGCTTTTTAGAGGAAGAAGCAGATCCTTTAGAAAAATGGCTTAAAAATAATATGCATGGAGAAATGGGGTACATGGCTAATCATTTTGATAAACGACTTGACCCTACCAAATTAGTTGAAGGAGCTAAATCAGTAGTAATGCTTTCTTACAACTATTACCCAGAAAAAGATTTAGCAAAAGATGGAAATTATAAGATTGCTAAATATGCTTATGGAGAAGATTATCATTATGTAATAAAACATAAATTGAAAGATCTTGTCAAATTTATTAATTCTGAGATTGGAGAAGTAGATGGACGTGTATTTGTAGATTCTGCTCCAGTAATGGAAAGAGCATGGGCAAAAAAAGCAGGGTTAGGTTGGGTAGGAAAACATAGTTTACTGCTTAACCGACAAATGGGAAGTTTCTTTTTTCTTGCAGAATTAATTATTGATCTTGATTTAGAAGCAGACCCTCCTGTTAAAGATTTTTGTGGAACATGTACAAGATGTATTGATGCCTGCCCGACAGATGCTATTCCAGAAAAAGGTGTAGTTGATGGTAGTAAATGTATATCTTACTTAACCATTGAATTAAAAGATCAAATTCCAACACAGTTTGAAGGTAAAATGAACGATTGGATTTTTGGTTGTGATATTTGTCAAGATGTTTGCCCGTGGAATAGATTCTCTTCCTCGCATTCAACAGATACATTCAATCCTCATCAAAATTTGGGAAATGTAGATAAGAAAGAATGGGAAGAATTAACAGAAGATGTTTTTAAAGAGCTATTTAAAAAATCGGCAATTAAAAGAACAAAATATGCAGGACTTATGCGGAATATTTCTTTTGCAAAAAAAAAGTGA
- a CDS encoding IS3 family transposase has translation MLGLNRQIYYRSKRKVKKNNSIASKVVDLVKRIRLKQTKIGTRKLYQLLLPELQLLNVGRDKLFDIMRANRLDIKPKKQYHVTTNSHHRFKKHKNLIEHLEINRPEQVLVSDITYIGERSNPMYLSLVTDAYSKKIMGLNVSDSLNANGAIAALKEALKNRNYVDLPMIHHSDRGLQYCSHEYQRHLQENKVLCSMTESYDPYQNAVAERINGILKQEFILGIKINDLDLMNKFIRESVYIYNNERPHWSNYMKTPVEMHQQSEIKMRTYKSKNSTESTLDAINI, from the coding sequence TTGCTTGGGTTAAATCGACAAATTTATTATCGTTCAAAAAGGAAAGTAAAAAAGAATAATAGTATTGCATCTAAAGTAGTAGACTTAGTGAAAAGAATTCGTTTGAAGCAAACTAAAATAGGGACAAGGAAATTATATCAATTACTTCTTCCTGAATTGCAATTACTAAATGTAGGTCGAGATAAGCTTTTTGATATCATGAGGGCTAATCGACTCGATATCAAGCCTAAAAAACAATATCATGTCACTACAAATTCTCATCACAGATTTAAAAAGCATAAAAATCTTATTGAGCATTTGGAAATAAATAGACCTGAACAAGTATTAGTTTCTGATATAACTTACATAGGTGAGCGAAGTAACCCAATGTATCTCTCCTTGGTAACAGATGCTTATTCTAAGAAAATAATGGGGTTAAACGTATCAGATAGTTTGAATGCAAATGGAGCTATTGCAGCATTAAAAGAAGCACTGAAAAATAGAAACTATGTTGATTTACCAATGATACACCATTCAGATAGAGGATTACAATATTGTAGTCACGAGTATCAACGACATCTTCAGGAAAATAAAGTATTGTGCTCGATGACGGAATCTTACGATCCTTATCAAAATGCGGTAGCAGAAAGAATAAACGGAATTCTTAAGCAAGAATTTATTTTAGGAATAAAAATTAATGATCTCGATTTAATGAATAAATTTATTAGAGAATCTGTATATATTTACAATAATGAAAGGCCTCATTGGAGTAATTATATGAAGACACCTGTTGAGATGCATCAGCAAAGTGAAATAAAAATGAGAACTTATAAAAGTAAAAATAGCACCGAGTCTACACTCGATGCTATCAATATATAA
- a CDS encoding BatD family protein — MNLDIYGMKSVAFKYHNNIKYIVFVLSLLLLGIEGIAQTVTVNIGRTEIGQNENFEITLTVKNGRLTNYSQFPDIQGFRKGRPSTSSQTSIINGQVSTQQSVTQMYAPTKQGTFVLKPFKMSVNGKSVNSKGATIKVGKAVQRQSYDPFADFWGNGGSQQQQQEQQFIDVEADAFYAVSTDKRSVYRGEGFRMDISFYVSVTNRAELEFFKIDEQISDILKKVKPKNCWEENFNIESIHPEYVTVNGKSYRQYKIYEAMFYPLNTEDIVVAPTQLKMIKYQVAQRQSFFGRNRKEDVEIFKSKGRTIKVKPLPDSQFKSIASVGNYRMKEDVSDTKIKTGESVTLEFKVEGEGNISSIREPDVVDSENLLFYPPSISQNIKRANNRVVGSKQFTYYIEPQEPGTYSLKDFVSLSIFNPRTKKYEVLHPKGTITVEGKSLRDANISKTDLGSFYDSMKNADNSLIPMNETSWIQIILNIFVVITLVTTGVLLFKKI, encoded by the coding sequence ATGAATTTAGATATTTACGGTATGAAATCAGTAGCATTCAAATACCATAATAATATTAAGTATATAGTTTTTGTGTTGAGCTTACTTTTATTAGGAATAGAAGGTATAGCACAAACAGTTACAGTAAACATAGGTAGAACTGAAATAGGTCAGAATGAAAATTTTGAAATTACTTTAACAGTAAAGAATGGTAGATTAACCAACTATTCTCAGTTTCCTGATATTCAAGGATTTAGAAAAGGGAGACCTTCTACATCAAGTCAGACATCCATAATAAATGGTCAAGTGTCTACGCAGCAGAGTGTTACACAAATGTATGCTCCAACTAAACAAGGAACGTTTGTTTTAAAGCCATTCAAGATGTCTGTAAATGGCAAATCTGTAAATAGTAAAGGAGCAACAATTAAAGTTGGTAAAGCTGTTCAGCGCCAATCTTACGACCCTTTTGCAGATTTTTGGGGAAATGGAGGTTCTCAGCAGCAACAGCAAGAACAACAATTTATAGATGTAGAAGCAGATGCTTTTTATGCTGTAAGTACAGATAAGAGATCAGTATATAGAGGTGAAGGCTTCAGGATGGATATTTCATTCTATGTTTCTGTTACAAATAGAGCAGAATTAGAATTTTTTAAAATTGATGAACAAATTTCTGATATTCTTAAAAAAGTAAAGCCAAAGAATTGTTGGGAAGAGAATTTTAATATTGAATCTATTCATCCAGAATATGTAACAGTAAATGGTAAATCATATCGTCAATATAAAATATATGAGGCGATGTTTTACCCTCTTAATACAGAAGATATTGTTGTAGCTCCTACTCAATTGAAAATGATTAAATACCAAGTTGCACAACGTCAGTCATTTTTTGGAAGAAATAGAAAAGAAGATGTTGAGATCTTTAAATCTAAAGGAAGAACAATAAAAGTAAAACCACTTCCAGATAGCCAATTTAAAAGTATTGCAAGTGTTGGTAATTACCGTATGAAAGAAGATGTTAGCGATACTAAAATTAAAACAGGAGAAAGTGTAACTCTTGAGTTTAAAGTAGAGGGAGAAGGTAATATATCATCTATTAGAGAGCCAGATGTTGTAGATTCTGAAAACCTATTATTCTATCCTCCTAGTATATCTCAAAATATAAAGAGAGCAAATAATCGAGTTGTTGGTTCGAAACAGTTTACTTATTATATAGAACCACAAGAGCCAGGAACATACAGCCTAAAAGATTTTGTGAGCCTATCTATCTTTAATCCAAGAACTAAGAAATATGAAGTTCTTCACCCTAAGGGAACAATTACAGTAGAAGGAAAAAGTTTAAGAGACGCAAACATTTCTAAAACAGATTTAGGATCTTTTTATGATTCTATGAAAAATGCAGACAATTCTCTTATACCAATGAATGAAACCTCTTGGATTCAAATAATTTTAAACATCTTTGTAGTAATAACCTTAGTAACAACAGGTGTATTGTTGTTCAAAAAAATCTAA
- a CDS encoding DUF4286 family protein: MILYNISFHVEDEMLSSWKEWMKSFFIPEVLKTECFQSYKLMKLLSEKAENQGTNFALMLDVDNLSAADKFMRTHEAELHAILKEKFGEKVNQFRSILREEIL, from the coding sequence ATGATCTTATATAATATATCATTCCATGTTGAAGACGAAATGTTATCATCTTGGAAAGAATGGATGAAAAGTTTCTTTATTCCTGAGGTATTGAAGACAGAATGTTTTCAAAGTTATAAACTAATGAAGCTTCTCTCTGAGAAAGCTGAAAACCAAGGAACGAACTTTGCTTTAATGCTAGATGTAGATAATTTATCTGCAGCAGATAAGTTTATGCGTACACATGAAGCCGAGTTACATGCAATTCTAAAAGAAAAATTTGGAGAAAAAGTCAATCAATTTAGATCTATCTTAAGAGAAGAAATACTCTAA
- the era gene encoding GTPase Era, with product MSEVKKHKAGFVSIVGKPNVGKSTLMNELVGERLSIITSKAQTTRHRIMGIMSTDDYQIVYSDTPGIINPKYELHESMMNFVDNSLQDADVILFVTDIFEQFKEKDALIKLEKTNVPIIVIINKIDLAKQDDVLNKVNYWQEKLNPKVIMPVSALHGFNVPVILDEILNLLPEHEAFYDKEELTDKPMRFFISEIIREKIFLHYKEEVPYSCEVIVESYKNEKDIVKIRAVIMVERESQKGIIIGKGGSKLKHVGADSRKEMEKFLQKKVFLETFVKVDPDWRKNDKSLKMFGYKQD from the coding sequence ATGAGTGAAGTTAAAAAACATAAAGCAGGTTTTGTGAGTATTGTAGGAAAACCGAATGTTGGTAAATCTACACTCATGAATGAATTGGTTGGCGAACGTCTATCAATTATTACTTCAAAAGCACAAACTACTCGTCACCGTATTATGGGGATTATGAGTACCGATGATTATCAGATTGTCTATTCTGATACTCCTGGCATTATCAACCCTAAATATGAACTACATGAGTCGATGATGAACTTTGTTGATAACTCTCTACAAGATGCAGATGTTATTCTTTTTGTTACTGATATTTTCGAACAGTTTAAAGAGAAAGACGCCTTAATTAAACTTGAGAAGACAAACGTTCCAATTATTGTAATCATCAATAAAATTGACCTTGCAAAACAAGACGATGTTTTAAATAAAGTAAATTATTGGCAAGAGAAATTAAACCCTAAAGTAATAATGCCTGTTTCGGCTTTACATGGTTTTAATGTTCCTGTTATTCTAGACGAAATCTTAAATTTGCTTCCAGAACACGAAGCATTTTATGATAAAGAAGAATTAACCGACAAGCCAATGCGTTTCTTTATTTCTGAGATTATTCGTGAAAAAATATTCTTACATTATAAAGAAGAAGTTCCTTACTCTTGTGAAGTGATTGTAGAAAGCTATAAAAACGAAAAGGATATTGTAAAAATCCGTGCCGTTATTATGGTCGAAAGAGAAAGTCAGAAAGGAATTATTATCGGTAAAGGTGGATCGAAATTAAAACACGTTGGTGCTGACTCTAGAAAAGAAATGGAAAAATTCTTACAGAAGAAAGTATTCTTAGAAACGTTTGTGAAAGTTGATCCTGATTGGCGTAAGAATGATAAAAGTTTAAAAATGTTTGGTTACAAGCAAGATTAA
- a CDS encoding polysaccharide biosynthesis/export family protein, giving the protein MKYKYYIYTLLLLLVALSSCSIRKSILFKTDESINEDAFLNAENSAINNYTIEVDDFIAMSVFTNDGEKVVDPNGDYLQPSQIASLGRNSSSGNMNNNTMIENPNSAMNAPIRENGDDPKKYLVKSDSCVNLPLVGNINLVGQTLEQANITLAKAYSKFYLDPYVATQYTNKRVIVMGATGAEIIPLRTEHMTLLDVIALASQGAAATAKNNGVPVQNDIMATNIRMIRPDPKYGFNKPSVQIVDLSTIQGLAKANINVMPNDVIYLEPRRKSDTRNLQDLTLLVSVVSSVVSLYLLIQQIATN; this is encoded by the coding sequence ATGAAATACAAATATTATATATATACTCTTTTATTACTTTTAGTTGCTTTATCATCTTGCTCTATACGTAAGAGTATTCTTTTTAAAACAGACGAGAGTATTAATGAAGATGCATTTTTAAATGCAGAAAATTCAGCAATCAATAATTATACTATCGAGGTAGACGATTTTATTGCAATGTCTGTTTTTACAAATGATGGAGAAAAAGTAGTTGACCCTAATGGAGATTATTTACAACCTTCTCAAATTGCATCGTTAGGAAGAAATTCTTCTTCTGGAAACATGAATAATAACACAATGATTGAGAACCCTAATAGTGCAATGAATGCTCCTATTAGAGAAAATGGTGATGACCCAAAGAAATATCTTGTTAAATCTGATAGTTGTGTAAACTTACCTCTTGTTGGAAATATCAATTTGGTTGGACAAACACTAGAACAAGCAAATATAACATTAGCAAAAGCTTATAGTAAATTCTATTTAGACCCATATGTAGCCACTCAATACACAAATAAACGTGTGATTGTAATGGGAGCAACGGGAGCCGAAATTATACCATTAAGAACAGAACATATGACTTTATTAGATGTTATCGCATTAGCTTCTCAAGGAGCTGCTGCAACAGCAAAAAATAATGGTGTACCTGTTCAAAACGATATTATGGCAACAAATATCCGAATGATTAGACCGGACCCTAAGTATGGATTTAATAAACCATCGGTACAAATTGTTGATTTAAGTACAATTCAAGGTCTTGCAAAGGCAAATATTAATGTAATGCCTAATGATGTAATTTACCTTGAACCAAGAAGAAAATCAGATACACGTAATCTTCAAGATTTAACGTTATTGGTAAGTGTTGTATCAAGTGTTGTATCACTTTACTTACTGATTCAACAAATTGCCACAAATTAA
- a CDS encoding response regulator — protein sequence MSNYKNVFVIDDDPTNNLICRKMIEKTNFGENVTTFLDVTEAANAWDDYKPELVFLDINMPPSTGWDFLDQLKTKGIEASNVYMLSADVTSDDRKRAAQYEQVAGIIIKPLTPVKLKEIE from the coding sequence ATGAGTAATTATAAAAACGTTTTTGTTATTGATGATGACCCTACAAACAACCTGATTTGTAGGAAGATGATCGAAAAAACTAATTTTGGTGAAAACGTGACAACTTTTTTAGATGTTACTGAAGCGGCAAATGCATGGGACGATTATAAACCTGAACTTGTATTTTTAGATATAAATATGCCACCAAGTACTGGTTGGGATTTTCTTGATCAATTAAAAACAAAAGGGATAGAAGCGAGTAATGTATATATGTTATCTGCTGATGTAACTTCTGATGATCGTAAAAGAGCAGCTCAATATGAACAAGTAGCAGGCATTATCATTAAACCATTAACACCGGTTAAATTGAAGGAAATAGAGTAA